From the genome of Prosthecobacter dejongeii, one region includes:
- a CDS encoding CerR family C-terminal domain-containing protein, with protein sequence MLLDYLSPTPRERDPEARKGRILAAAAVVFGKAGFAAGSVREISRRARVNVASINYYFGSKEGLYREVLLAAHEQVLRSEPSPRLTAKGDAREALGRWIDFCLRFVLLKRASHPVLGKLMAHEMRQPTAALNDLVKRVMEPIFADLKRIAAAERLVTARNADIGVATAAYFPAVRLTGTGGFLSKDVDTLLNADSRVWSIGPSISVPLTGWAVIHFNVKRQKAAREEAIANYRQSVLSAINDVEISLTQIRQRAEQATAVGDALAQSTKATDLIRAAYERGALSYLELLDAERTRLQAELATARIAAQRHLATVRLIKALGGGW encoded by the coding sequence ATGTTACTCGACTATCTATCCCCAACCCCGCGTGAGCGCGACCCGGAGGCACGCAAAGGACGTATTCTGGCGGCGGCGGCGGTGGTGTTTGGGAAGGCGGGGTTTGCCGCAGGGAGTGTGCGGGAGATCAGCCGGAGGGCGCGGGTTAATGTGGCTTCGATCAATTACTACTTCGGCAGCAAGGAGGGGCTTTACCGGGAGGTGCTGCTGGCGGCGCATGAGCAGGTGCTGCGCTCTGAGCCGTCGCCACGGCTGACGGCGAAGGGCGATGCCCGTGAGGCGCTGGGGCGATGGATTGATTTCTGCCTGCGTTTCGTTCTCCTGAAGCGTGCCTCGCATCCAGTGCTTGGGAAACTGATGGCGCATGAGATGCGGCAGCCGACGGCGGCGCTGAATGATCTGGTGAAGCGAGTGATGGAGCCGATTTTCGCGGACTTGAAGCGCATCGCCGCCGCCGAGCGCCTCGTCACCGCGCGGAATGCCGACATCGGAGTCGCCACCGCCGCCTACTTCCCCGCCGTGCGCCTTACCGGCACCGGCGGCTTTCTCAGCAAAGACGTGGACACCTTGCTCAATGCCGACAGCCGCGTCTGGAGCATCGGCCCCAGCATCAGCGTGCCTCTCACCGGCTGGGCCGTCATCCACTTCAACGTCAAGCGCCAGAAAGCCGCCCGCGAAGAAGCCATCGCCAACTATCGCCAATCCGTGCTCAGCGCCATCAACGACGTCGAGATCAGCCTCACCCAGATCCGCCAGCGAGCCGAGCAAGCCACTGCCGTCGGCGACGCCCTCGCCCAATCCACCAAAGCCACCGACCTCATCCGCGCCGCCTACGAACGCGGTGCCCTCAGCTACCTCGAACTCCTCGACGCCGAGCGCACCCGCCTCCAAGCCGAACTCGCCACCGCCCGCATCGCCGCCCAGCGCCACCTCGCCACCGTGCGGCTCATCAAAGCGCTCGGTGGAGGGTGGTGA
- a CDS encoding tyrosine-type recombinase/integrase → MSEGKTNLPTIRKRSAAGGALTLKEGKWPPLIIRAGTAAQERFLEFFTATIRNKNTRMAYFRAISRFMAWADERHLSLEDIRPIHVATYIEGFTAGLADPSVKQHLAAIKMLFDWMVTGQIVPTNPAASVRGPKHVVKKGKTPVLTAEEARKLLESITTETVVGLRDRALIATMLYSFARVSAVVGMRVQDYYPQGKRSWLRLHEKGGKFHEVPCHHKAEEYLEAYLEAAKIKDQPKTPLFRSTRGRTAQLTEKALTRIDAFRIVQRRAKQVGLLGRICNHSFRATGITVYLENGGELETAARIAAHESPRTTKLYDRTADNITLEEIERIRF, encoded by the coding sequence ATGAGTGAGGGCAAAACAAACCTGCCTACCATTCGCAAACGTTCTGCCGCTGGCGGAGCATTGACGTTGAAGGAGGGCAAATGGCCTCCTTTGATCATCCGTGCCGGAACGGCTGCACAGGAGAGATTCCTCGAATTCTTCACCGCCACCATCCGCAACAAAAACACGCGGATGGCCTATTTCAGGGCGATTTCTCGCTTCATGGCCTGGGCTGATGAGCGCCATCTTTCCCTTGAAGACATTCGGCCAATCCATGTGGCCACCTATATCGAAGGCTTCACCGCAGGCCTTGCAGACCCTTCTGTGAAACAACACCTGGCGGCCATCAAAATGCTCTTTGACTGGATGGTCACTGGTCAGATCGTGCCGACAAATCCTGCCGCTTCTGTGCGCGGTCCAAAGCATGTAGTGAAGAAAGGGAAAACACCTGTTCTCACCGCCGAGGAAGCGCGCAAACTCCTGGAGTCCATCACCACCGAGACTGTTGTCGGGCTTCGCGACCGAGCCCTCATTGCTACGATGCTTTACAGCTTTGCCCGCGTTTCTGCCGTTGTTGGAATGCGAGTGCAAGACTACTACCCCCAAGGCAAACGCTCATGGCTGAGGCTTCACGAGAAAGGGGGCAAATTTCATGAAGTCCCCTGCCATCACAAGGCCGAGGAATATCTCGAGGCCTACCTCGAAGCAGCCAAGATCAAAGACCAACCCAAGACTCCCCTGTTTCGCTCGACCCGAGGAAGAACTGCCCAGCTCACAGAAAAGGCACTCACGCGGATTGATGCCTTTCGTATTGTCCAACGCCGTGCCAAGCAAGTCGGGCTTCTCGGTCGCATCTGCAATCACAGCTTCAGAGCAACGGGGATTACAGTTTACTTAGAGAATGGAGGCGAACTGGAAACAGCGGCCCGCATCGCGGCTCACGAGTCACCACGGACAACCAAACTTTACGACCGCACGGCTGACAACATCACGTTAGAGGAAATCGAGCGAATTCGTTTTTGA